In Lachnospiraceae bacterium, the DNA window ACTGTCAATGTACTCTGGATCAGCGGTTCATGAACATGTTCCCCTGCACCCCAGCCATACACCGGATCAAAACCTGCCTCCGGCTCTGAGGACGGCCCCATGACTACAATAACAGAGTCTTTTTTCCCTGTATCTTCTGTCTGTGACTGATTCTTTTGCTCTTTGGTACTTTCAGCCTGCTGCTCTGTCTGTCCTGCTGTATTTCCTGTTGCATTTCCTTTTCCACAGCCTGCAAGACCTGCTGCCACCAGGACTGCTGTTATTGTTAATAAAACTTTTTTCCAGTTCTTTTTCACTTTCTTCTTTCTCCTTTCATGTTTAAACCTGACCGGTGATGCACCATCGGTACCTATACGATAAACGTACATGTCACTGGCGGGGACATCACCATAAATGAAACAGGAAGATATGAATCGCCCTTACTGTAGCGTTCACACCTTCCTGGTATGATTATCTTCCATAATTCCGTTTTAAATAATCGCTTTTTACACAATCCTGTTCATCAGGAGAAACTCCGGCTTCTGCCAAAACTGTATAGAATTGTAACACTCAGATAGCTTTTCGTCAACTTATACCAGCCATCTGGGTGTTACTTATTGAAACAATTATTATCTATGCCTTACATGGCCAGAATATATTTTTACTTTACTTTTTTGAATACATAATGCATCTGATCCCAGGTCAAAACATCAACCGTTTCTTCCAGACGTATAAAAAAGACCCTGCATGATCTCTCACGCAGAGTCCCAAAATATCTACATATTTTAATCAAATATTATTCGCAAACATATGGCATGAGTGCGATGTGGCGAGCGCGCTTGATAGCTACAGTTAAAGCTCTCTGATGCTTTGCGCAGTTGCCAGTGATACGACGAGGAAGGATTTTACCTCTCTCAGATACGTATCTCTTTAATTTGTTAGTGTCCTTGTAATCGATAACGCCGTTCTTATCACCACAGAAAACGCAAACTTTTTTTCTTCTGCGCATTCCGCCTGGTCTTCTCATCTTAGCGCCCTCTGGTCTGTCTGTTTTATTAAATGCCATTGGTGTTGTCCTCCTTTATTATTAACCATGGAACATATCCGGCATAATAGAGCCTAGTTGAACGGAAGTCCTTCGTCTTCAACTCCGTCCGGAATGTTCATAAACCCATCACCAATCGCGCTGGTAGGAGCCGGTCTCTGAGATGGAGCTGACTGTCCATAGCCGCCCATATCAGATGCCGCACCCTTACTGTCTGCGAATTCCTGGTCATCAAGGATGACTTCGGTGGTGTATACTCTCTGACCGTCCTTATTTACATAGCTGCCTGTCTGAAGCCTTCCGGAAACCAGCACACGCATGCCCTGACGGAAATACTTTTCTGCAAACTCACCTGCGCGGTCAAATGCCACACAGTTAATGAAATCTGCAGTCTGGTCACTTCCCTCCTGACCTCTGCGGCCTCTTCTGTCCACTGCAAGAGTGTATCTGGCAATTGCCATAGAACGCTCTCCCTGTGAATATCTTACTTCCGGATCTCTTGTTAATCTGCCCATTAAGATAACTCTGTTCATACGGTCACACTTCCTTTTTTAACTCCGTTTTCACGGTCTGGGTATTTCTTATGCCTCAGCCTTAACGCATAAGTATCTGATCACTGGTTCCATAATACGAACGTGAGCTTCTACTTCGTTAGGGCATACAGAATCGGACTCAAACTGGATGAAGTAGTAGTATGCTTCATGAGACTTCTGGATCTCATAAGCAAGTCTCTTCTTACCCCACTCATCTACGTTGGTCACAGTGCCACCGAAACGGGTGATGTAACCTTTTACCTTTTCGATTGCTGCTGCACGCTCTTCGTCTTCAAGCTTCACATTCAGAACAACGGTTAATTCGTACTTGTTCATCTTGTTTTACCTCCTTGTGGTCTCTGGCCCCTGCTTTCAGTTTCAGGAGCAAGGATTTAATATGTCACGAATAGTTATTCTAGCAAAAAAAGGTCTTAAATGCAAGACCTTTTCCATATTTTTTTTATTACAGTTCAGTCATAACGTTACTGTTCATGCGTTGCATGACCAGCAACGGAATTTGCCGTGGCTTCGCATTTAAATACGGCAAATTCCCGCTACCACTACGTTATCGTACGGCACTTTCGGTTCCAAAAGTGCCTACCATGTACAGTAACGTCATAACATCCTTACTTCTTATT includes these proteins:
- the rpsR gene encoding 30S ribosomal protein S18 → MAFNKTDRPEGAKMRRPGGMRRRKKVCVFCGDKNGVIDYKDTNKLKRYVSERGKILPRRITGNCAKHQRALTVAIKRARHIALMPYVCE
- a CDS encoding single-stranded DNA-binding protein, which codes for MNRVILMGRLTRDPEVRYSQGERSMAIARYTLAVDRRGRRGQEGSDQTADFINCVAFDRAGEFAEKYFRQGMRVLVSGRLQTGSYVNKDGQRVYTTEVILDDQEFADSKGAASDMGGYGQSAPSQRPAPTSAIGDGFMNIPDGVEDEGLPFN
- the rpsF gene encoding 30S ribosomal protein S6 — encoded protein: MNKYELTVVLNVKLEDEERAAAIEKVKGYITRFGGTVTNVDEWGKKRLAYEIQKSHEAYYYFIQFESDSVCPNEVEAHVRIMEPVIRYLCVKAEA